The sequence CGTTTTTGCTCGTGTTCACACCAAAACGCTGCAGCTGAGCCAGCACGGGGGTGCTTGGGGTGTCCTATCAGATGCTCATCACTGGaggtggggagcagcccccccggACCCACGCAGCCCCCctgggtccctgcagccccccccagacccctgcagcccccccacacACCCACAAAGCTGCGGCGGGGACCGGGCTGGCGGCGCTGAGCCCCGGGCCAAGGCGCTCCACAGCTTCCTTTGCTTGATTCATGTTGCAAATAATTAACGCATTCTTTAGCATTATTAATGCTAAATTAAAGCATTATTGCTAATTAAAGCTTACAATCCCTAATAAAGCAATTATCTGGCTTGGAAGTGTCCTGACCAAGAGgacaaccccccccccagccgtCATTGCAGCCCCCATGGCCCCACGGTGCTTCGGGGACCCCGGTGCCGGCGGGACGCGGAGGAGCCGCTGGCCCTTGGCCGTGCACCCCGGGACAGGGCTGAGCCCCGCAGCCGCCGCGGGGGGGCCAGACCCCCGGGGGTGCTGGCTGAGGAGGTGGGGAGCAGCTCCCGACCCTCCCGCAGGGTTGATGAACGCGGCGAgggcaggggcggggggcgcgCTGAGAGCATTGGGGGTGCGGCGATGggcccccctccccgcccaggAGCacggggtcggggggggggtcCCTCTGAGCgcgcgtgtgtgtccccccaaaaaGGAATGAAGGGGCCAGAGCCAGGACTTTGAAACTCCAAGCTTTATTCAGTTGCTTCGGCAGCGGCGGGCATCACAcggggggaggcgggaggcgaGGCCGCGGGCGAACAGCGGCGGCCGGGGAAAAGCTTGTTCCgctccccgcgccccggcacGGGCCGGGGGCTCTAGTTGGTGGGGTGGTAGGCGCCACGCTGGTGCCACTGCATGTCCCGGATGCGCCTGACCGACTggatctgggggtgctgagcGCCGAAATCTGAGCTGTCCTTGTAGTCCCCCTTTTCAAACAGGTACTGGTAGCCCCTGTAGCCAGGGTACTGGTATCCCACCCACCTGCCAAGGCAAACACGGGGGTCACCCACCGTCACCCAACCCCGCGGCCCTCAGCGGCGCCACGCGCCGGCATCGCCCCGGTCCCGGGTACTCACGTGCCGCTCTGCACCCGCACGGATGAGACCTTCTCCTGGTAGCCGTGCGCGTGGAAGCTGGGCACATCATCGTCTATGATTTCGATCTTCTTGCCGGTGAAGCTGGGGTTTTCGTACAGCACGATCTTGTGCTCCTGGCTGTCCTGCAGCGGGGAGAGCAGAAACGGGGCGTCAGCAGCTGCCAGCGccgggtgctgggcagggagggggggcaaAGCCCAGGGTGATGGGGAAACCGAGGCGAGGGGCTGCTCCCGCCGATGCCGGGGGTGCTCCACATCCCTCCGTCCAGCTCCGAGAGCCGGCGCGGGCTCTGCCGGACTTACCGGCAGCCGTCCTCCGCTCTGGGGTCACCTGCCACTGCCCCCGTCCCCGTGCTCCCTCCGACCCCTCCACTGGCTCCCTgggccccgggggctggggcgaGGGTGCGCAGGAGGGGGTGCCCCTccgcccgcggggctgggggggacgggggaagGCTGGGGAAGACTTCTGGCTGCAGACCTTGGTCTGGCGGGTGGGTAGTGGCTGTCTGGGTGCTCTCACCACTTTGATGGGTCTCAGGGAAGTGATGCTGTCGCTTCTCCGGCTGTTGGTCCAGGAGTCCCAGCGGGGGTACTCCCCCTTCTCAAACACAAACTGCTCCCCTTTGCAGCTTGCCTGCTCGTAGCCCACCCAGCTGTAAGAGAGCAGGGGACGAGCTTCAAAACGGGGCAGCGGCGCAGGGACGGGCACCCCAGCCAACGCCCTGGGGCTGAGCCCCGGGCCGTGCCCCCCGGCAGGACACAAACCcctctgctctgtgctggaaAACGGCAGCGAGCACCGCGGCGCCCAGCGAAGCGCCGGCAGCTGCGCTTATGTCCGACGCACAaggcccagcccagccaggcctggctctgcCGGCCGTGGCACCGCAGGAGCACCGGCACTGCCGGCGTGGCTGCTCCGACACAGTGGCCGGTGGCCGCGCACCCCAGGGACCCGCAGGGTCACCCACGGGGCCCGGATGGGGCTGTGCTCCTGCCAGGGTGCTGTGCAGCCGCCCCGCTGTtcctgggtgctgcggggtgcaAGCAGGGAACCCCCACCACTCCCTGGGACTGCTCAGGGGCTCCCCATTGcctggggaccccccggccccctccgAGAGCCCACACGGGGGTCAGCAGGCGGATGGGGAACGGAGGTGCCGCTGGCCGCCCCGCCGAGCGAGCGCCATCCCTGCCCGTCCCTGCTCCCAAAGGAAGGATCAAACCGGGGGGGACACCACGATCCGTGCTAGCCcagcgggcagggcggggggcagcACCCTGCCCCGGGGACCCCTGGGCACCCCAGGGTAAGGCAGGGGAGCAGCGTGGCCACGTTGGTCACATGAAATCCAGGGTGCGGTGCAGGTGCCGGCAGCGGGAAgatccccccccaaccccagcccttgcccccccccccccccccgacacgtACGGTCCGGAGTGCACGAGGATGGAGCCCACTTTGTCCACGCCGGCTTCCTTCAGGTTGGGGCAGGCGCCGCTGAGCTCATGGCAGCGGCCCTGGAAGTTCTCCTGCTCGAAGATGGCGATCTGGAAAGGGAGCGGGGGGGCCTCAGGGCTGGGCACACGGGGGGCACACGCCGTCCCCGGCCACCGGCTCAGCTCAGCTCCGCTCCGCGTCTACTGCAGCCCAGCCCTCGTGCCATCCCCCGAAACCTCCCCGCCGGTGGCTTTAACCAGCCCACGAGCATGAACCAACGTTTCCATCCCCTTGTGAGTCCCCACCAGCGCCCTGGTGCTGCTCGCCGAGGGATGCCCGCGCTCAGCCCGGGCTTCCAACAGCCAAGTGAGCCCAGGCCCCGGCTCCAGCACCGGGACTCGGTGAGCAGAGCACCCTGCACTCACGGGagggcagcggggcagccccggggggctgAGCACCGCCAGCTCAGCACAGATTTCACGGGtcagcggggcggcgggggacgGATCTGCTGCGTCTGCAGATGAGGAGCTGATCCCTTCCCACCCGCCTGCGCCGGGGCCACGGGATCCCAGCAAAATCCCAAGCGTCTCCCACCCCGCTCCCCGTCCCCACGTCCCGCTGCAAACAGCTCAGCACCCGCCGGGAGCGCCGTGGGGGGCTGCCGAGGGGCTGCATGGCCCCGGctcagctgcctccagccccaccagagCCCCGGCACGTCTCAGGGGGGTGATGCGGGTGCTGGGTGAGGCTGAGGGTGCCCCAGCCCCACTGCAGAGCGGAGCAGAAGCCGCACACTGACCTTGGAGCTGGCTTGCTGCTGCTTGGAGGCTGGCATTTGGTGCTCGGAAGCCATCATAAGCTGGGTTGTCTGCTGCCTTGGATGGAAAACTCTGAAGGTTAAAAGCTGCCACCGAGGATGCACCCAGGACGTGCTCACACCCCCATGTCCGTGCCCCACATCCGCACCCCGCAGCCCACCCGGCGCCCGGCCGCTGGCTGCTCCTCGCCCTCGAGTCACACACAGAGGGGTGTCGGGGCGCGGGCTCACCGCAGGGTGGGCGCAGGCTGCATGTGCTGGGGCCACTCGGGGCTGCTCAGCACCACTCGCTCACAGGATAAAACCTCCCCGGGCTCGTGGGGGAGCCCAGGTGACAGTCCCAGCCCAGCATCACCCATGGGGGGACTTGCAAAGGGTCTCCAGCCCGAAGCGAGGGGACCCGGGAGCCCGGGGGCATTCCGGAGTCGTTCCCAGGGAGCTCAGCCCCTGCAGCCGAGGCTTTTCCCACTGTCCTGCCCAGCCAGTGACAGCCAAGGAGCCCCTGTTCCATGGGGGTGCCTGGACGGGGTGATGGGGAGAAGCTCTGCCCGGTGCAGCCGCCCCTATGGAGGACCCTTGTCCTTCGAGCAGGACCCCCCGGGTCTGAGCAGGCTCCAAACCAGGTGAAAGCGGCTCATTCCCGATAAAACAAAAACCGAGCCACGGCCGGGCAGCAACGCTCCTGAGCTGCCACCCGGGTTGGGCTGCAGGGACAGGACTGTCCCCGTGGCTCGTCCCCCTGCATGCCCGCACCCCGCTGCCACCTCTCCCCGGCACTGCGGGAGGGAGCTccggcgccgggggccgggagGAGGCAGCGACAAAAAAGAGGACAATAAACAGAAAAGTCTTACCAGTTATACCAGTACCCGCTTGAGCCAGTGAAGGGCTGCGGCCGAGAGGTGGAATTTATACCGAGCCGCGGAAGAATGGTGCCAAAACTATTTACAAAATAGTTAAAGCATGATTCAAAGCGAGAATGCTGGATTAAAACCCAATGAAAACCAAGGTCAGCTGATCAGCCGCAGCCTTTGTCTCCCCAAACACCAAGTCGGGGAGTTATTTCATTAGCTTTCACATTCGAGTTGCCCGCTTTGTTGGGTTTGTTGGCAAGGAGATTTGGAGTTTGCATGCATCAGCCGAATGCATGCCAAGACCCAGACCGGCCCTTGCAAACAAAGCGCCCGCCAGCCCTGCTTCAGGAGTTTTGGAGCCAGAGACTTTATCCCTCCAACAAACGGGCgagccgccccgccgctgccgccgccgaaAACTGCTGAAGTTGGCTCTTTCCATGCGCGATAAAACGAGCCTTCAAATAACTGGTAAACGTCTGCCTTTGCCCATCCGCGTCCCCAGCGAGGCAGCGCCCGCGCCCCGCGCTGCCGCACAGGGACCCCGCGAGGCTCCCGGGCCCGGGGGGCACCAGGGGAGCCCCTTCCCGCTACCGACCCAGGGcttggggctgggcagggcaggatctggccctgctGGCACGGTGCGGTGGGGCAGCACCCTCAGCCTGGGGTGCGGGGGCAGCCGGGTGCCAGGTGTTGGGCTCCTTCACCatttatcacacacacacacacttttggGGTCCCTAAGGAgcgtcccggcccccccggggcagcagcacagaggtCCCTCTGCCACGCTGGGACAAAGCCAAGGCCAGCGGCGGGGGGGGTCGCAGCCTGGGACGTGCCCCCacagccgggccgggcccagcGCGAGGGACGAGCTGAGGGTTCAGGGCACCAGCAACGCCCCGTCACTGGCATCTTGCTGCCGGCTGACCCGGGCAGACGCGCCAGGGCCAGGGGCTGGTTTTGACTGCAGCAAAGTGAGTTTCCTAGGGGggacccacccccccacccccaacacgGCTGTCAGACTCCTgggcagcacccacagcccccgtGGAGGAGCAGGACACCCCTCGTCACCCCAACAAGTGTCACAGGTTAACGTGGCCCAGACCCGCTCTCTCCCCCCGGCAGCAGTTCGTGGGGGTCCCACCAGCCCCAGCcatggctgcagccccccccccagcacctccggCCACAGCCCCGGCGCCCGGGACGGCCACACGCAGGGTCACCCCCGCGGAGGTGTTGCCACCAGCCCTAGGAGGGGCACGCAGAGGGGTCGGTCCGCACCGTTAGCAGCCGCTGGGGGTGACAAAGCCTCGGGGGGGGCACAGGTGACCGTGTGGCTCTGTAAGAACTTTTGCCGAGCTGTGGCCGGCTGTTGGCGGGTCACACTGGTGACCTACGGtggtcccagccctgctgccacccttctcccctccctgtgCCTCCGGCTGCAGCCCCACAGAGGGATCCAGCCACCGCCCCCCGACTCATCCGGGGCTAATTCATAGGGGTCCCCAACCCAGGACCCCCGTGGGCCTGTCCCGGGTCCCAGCACCGGGCAGGGGCCCCCCCGGCTGCCGCCCGGCCCATCCCGGCCCCTCGCCAGCCCAGGGGGGGGCAGACACGGGGCTCAGCCCGGCTGCGCTCCCTGCCCCGGCTCTGCCGGGCTGGCTTGAGCCCATCTCAGCCACTAGACGCGGGCGACGCCACAGGGACAGGCCTAGAAGCAGGTTTTGGTGGCACAATCTCCTTTAATAGCTGCAAACCGAAGTCCAAAGAGAAAAGCTCCGGCGCGGCTGTTGGGTGACCGGCGCTCGGGCAGCCTCGCGCCCATCTCCCGTCCCCcagcgcggccgcggggcccgtggcaggggggtgctCTGCGCCCCGCAGCCGGGATGGGCCAGCTCCCCGCCAGGACCCGCAGGGCACGTGGCCGGGGGGGGGCCTCCAGCCCCTGCCTTGGCGACCCAAAGAGTGTCCCACGTGGCAGAGGGATCATCCCCAGGGAGCAACAACCCTGGCGCTGGGGGGAAGCTCCCTCGGGGCTGGGTTGGGGGCTCTGGGGGGTCACAGCCCTCAGCCTGGGGGATGAGACCTGCTTTGGGGAGGTGAGTCCCGATTTGGGGGGGGTTGAGTCCCACTTTGGGGGGCACAAGGGTTGGCAGCGCCTGGGAACGGTCGTTCTCTGCATCCAGTGCTGCTGGGCCCCACCACCCCTGAGggcccccccagccacccccctgcccttCGGGCTGGACGCCGTCCCgcaggggagcaggcagggctgggaaagGAGCAGAGCTCCCCTGGCCCAGGGAGATGCTTTGAGAAGGGGCAGAGTCATGGGAAAAGCCCTTGGCAAGTGGCCCAGGACCACCCGGGGGGGGCTGGGCTGCCCCCGGCGCGGGGCTCACCACCGGCCACGCCAGCACCGAGCCGCAGCACCACGGGGGGGTTATTTCTGGAAAGCTGCAGCCTTTATGTAACACCGCAAATCCTCTCTCTTCCCCCGCTTCTGCTCCGCACAGGAGATGCTGGGGGCACGGGAGATGCTGGGGGCACGGCCGTGGCCCCCATCCACGTCCTCCCACCCCCAACCCTGACCCCGCTCACGCCCCCCCCGCCACGACCCCGACGCCAGCCCAGGACCAGGCCAGGCCCCCGGCAGCCTCCAGCTCAGAGCTTTATTGAGGTTTTTGCACAAAAAAACACCAAGGTCATGGCATCAGCCGGCGGCATCACGTCAGCCGGcccccggcgcggggctggggacgACGACGGGGGGGTCGGGGCATCCCTCAGCTGTTCTCGAAGCAGCCCCGCTGGTGCCACTGCTGGTCCCGCACACGGCGCACGGACTGGATGAGGGGCTGGTTGGCGTCCCACTCGTTCCAGTGACGGTACTCGCCCTTCTCGAAGACGTGCTGGCGGCCCCGGTACCCGGGGTACTCGTAGCCCACCCACCTGTGGGGGATGGAGGCTCAGCAGGGCCCTGGGGGCAcgcctgtgtcccccccacagagctggggggcagcATCCCCGTGCCACCCCGAAGGCCGCAGCCACGTGTCGCTCTGCAGTGTTGTGGTGGGAGGGGTTGGGGACCTCGGGGCAAAGAGGGGGCCACGACTCCTGCAGCGGTGGCCAGCAGAGCCCCGGGTCAGGGCAAGGAGCTGTCAAACAGCCCTGGTGACGCTGGCTTGGTCCCccacgctgggggggggggggggcactggggacacGATGGGCAGCACGGTGGGGACATCCTTGCTGTCACCCCACGGGGCCCAACCACGGGACCTCGCTGGGGTGTCCCGGTGCCGCCGTCCTTACGTTCCGTTCAGGGCCCTGACGCTGGCCACGCGGTCCTGGAAGCCGTGGGCCCAGAGGCTGGGGACGTCGTCGTCCACGATCTCCATCTTGCGCCCGGTGTAACCCGCGTTCTCAAAGAGGTGGATCTTGTGGTCGGGGCTGtcctgggggaaggcaggggtcaggggctgccccgcgcacccccagccccgcggtCCCGAGGGGCGCAGACACCCCCAGACAGCCGCTACTCACGATCTGGAGGGGGCGGATGGACATCAGGCTGTCGCTGTTGTGGCTGTTGGACCAGGAGTCCCAGCGCGGGTAGTCGCCCTTCTCCAGCACAAACTGCTCCCCGGCGTAGGCCTGTCGCTCGAAGCCCAGCCACCTGCGGGACCAGGGGCTCAGGGGCGGCACGGCCCCCCCAGCACGAGGCTCCCCACAGACGGGATGCAGGGGATGCTCGTCCtgtcccccccacacacaccccccagggcTTTTCCCCACCCCGGACTTACGGGCCAGACTCCACCTGGATGGAGCCCaccttctccagctccttctcGGTGATGTTGGGGAGCTCCTCCGTCAGCTCGCATTTCTTCCCCTGGAAATTCTCCAGCTCATAGATCGTGATCTAAAGCAGGGAGAGAGGCGGCTGCGGCAGCCACGCTGCGGAGGGGGAGGGACGGCCCCGCCCTAGCGCaagacccccccaacccctgcaAACGCATCCCCTCCGCCCCGCGCCGGCGTCGCGCCTCTCCCGCGGCAGAGCTGGGTCCTGCCACGTGCCGCTGCCCCGGCAGACGGCTCCCACCTTCGCCAGGTATTGGCCAAAGATGTCGTTGGTAAAACACAGGCAGATATTTCATCCGTGACCGGCTGAGAACACGCTGACCAGCTCAAACGCAGCATCGAAAACACGGAGAGTTTGTGCTGAGAGACCTCCGGGGCCGTGGGCTGCAGTGTCGCGGTCACGGCCCCTCCAGACCCGCGCGCTCCCCTGGCCTGGCCCAAGCTCATTATCGGGGTTTTTCCTCAGAACCCCGCCTGGGGCAGAGACCGCGAGGGTTTCCCTGGGCCCTGCTGCTCGCAGCAGCGttggggctgagctgcaggacGAGTTCGGGCCCATGTCAGGGAGCAGGGCCCGGGGTGTCCGGGGAGCAGGAGGGCCAGCACGGCAgccaggcaccccccagccccagcagggtCCCAGCAGAACCCCCTGAGCCCGGGGCAAGGGCAGAGCCTCGCGCAGCCACCGCGTGAGGGGGGCATCAGGGCACGGAGGTGACACCCGTGCTCCTCAGGAACTTCTCCCCACCCCAAAGCAACGAGCAGCCCAAGCTCCCGGCACCTCCTTACCCCGTCTGCAGCATCTGCTCCCACCTCCCGCcttccccagccaggagcagctttGCCCGGCCGCAGCCACTGCAACACCCCCAGCCGACTTGCCTCAACCAACCCACGAGCGTAAGAATtataacctaaaaaaaaaaaccgcaGGAGGAGTCTTACTGCTCAAACCTCCAGCCAAGCCCGGCCGTGACAGGATACTTTATCTCCTGGATTAAAACGCTGCGCAGCTGCACACCAGAGCAGCAGGCAGAAGCACTTGGCAGCCACAAACGCAGCGAGCAGCGTCTcctcctgccaggcagcagcaaaTCCCCCGGCCGCAGCCTCGCTccgcgcccgcagccccgcacAGCTCGgctcggggcaggggggggaccAGGAGCAGAATTATCAGAGCGGTGACACCAACGCGCTGCTGCGTGAGGAGAGCGGAGGCTTCTCCAGTCCGACCTGCAGCGCTCGGACCCACAGCATCACCCAAAGTCCGTCTGTCACCAGTTGCCCCCAGTATACCTTGTAATTGCCACCTCGCTCGCCAGCACCCTCCCCAGTCGCCATCTGCTCGGGGGGACTTTGTTGCTCAGTCATTGTGCCTGGAAAACCCAAATTGTAGGAGGTTAACACAGCAGGTAACAGCCTTTAGagtgcttcagaaaataaaaaaagatgaagcTGGCATGGGAACAGGTAGAAAAAGTGAACACGGCTCCCCCTGAACGCCGCAGCTGTGAATCCCGGGGGTGGCCAGAAGGAAGCGCTCCGTTATCCATCCTCCTCTTGCCCTGCTCCCTCCCCCGGGCATCACGCGGGGCCGCAGAGCCCGTGACCGAACCAAACCACCTTCCAGGAGACACGGGGTCCCCCTCTGACCCTGGGCCGCTCGCCCCGGTGCTCATTCAACTCATGTCTAAAAGCCCGTCCTCTGCTTCCAGCAGGAACTCGCTGCGTTCGGCTGCTGCCATCTTTCCTCCTTCACATAAATCTGTTGCTCTCCCTTGCTCCTGCATCCCGGGGGGCACCAGACCAGCactggctggcagggcagcagcgAGAGCCCCCTCCTTGCTCTCCAGGAACAACTCAAAGTTCCTACTCAACTCGGAAGCCCCGGCCGAACACGCCTCCCCCCCTCTGCTCTCGCCGCGCTAACGCGAGGGGTTGTCGAGAGGTTAACAGGAGATGAATAAAAGAAACCGAGTTTAACCGCCGTCCTTAATCAAAACCCTGCGGCATCACTTCTCGCCAAGCGTGAGCAAAACATTCGCTACAGCGAGACCTCGACTCAGAcatattaattcttttttaaagccCCTTCCAGTCCAAGCAGTGCCGCCACTACCTCTCCCGGCGCGGTTCCGCTCTGCCGCCCGGCGCGGGCAGCCCTGCTATTTATGGGTTGCTTCTGAACAGAACAGCACATTATTTGGACGCTGATACAGCAGCTGCGTCCACTGAATTCCATCCATGAGATTTCATCTCAATAGCGCGGGCTCGCAGCGCGCTATGGAAACGTTATTCAGATTTCTCCCGGCTGTCCCTTAAAAATGTGCCGCTCGATTTACAGAAGATTAACGTCGAAACTCACATCAGCACGTTCACGCTGCTTCTTGCCAGGTTCTCTGGAAAACTCTCCCATCAGCAGTTAAAGGCAGGGTTTAGCCTGGAaaccgagcccagcgcaaagcaaaaaaactgcaaaatattGACAAGCTTGTTTGGGCTCGGACGCAAGACGAGGTGGGGAGCGGGTGTCAGCtcctgggaagggcaggggagTGGGGGGCAggcggccccggggcagggagcgggacgggcaggggggagctgggCTCGCGCTTCAGCTTTGACCCTTCCCGGGGGGGTTTTTCTCCAGCTGAGCCCCCTTCCCGTCTC is a genomic window of Athene noctua chromosome 17, bAthNoc1.hap1.1, whole genome shotgun sequence containing:
- the CRYBB2 gene encoding beta-crystallin B2 isoform X2; the encoded protein is MMASEHQMPASKQQQASSKIAIFEQENFQGRCHELSGACPNLKEAGVDKVGSILVHSGPWVGYEQASCKGEQFVFEKGEYPRWDSWTNSRRSDSITSLRPIKVDSQEHKIVLYENPSFTGKKIEIIDDDVPSFHAHGYQEKVSSVRVQSGTWVGYQYPGYRGYQYLFEKGDYKDSSDFGAQHPQIQSVRRIRDMQWHQRGAYHPTN
- the CRYBB2 gene encoding beta-crystallin B2 isoform X1, with the protein product MMASEHQMPASKQQQASSKIAIFEQENFQGRCHELSGACPNLKEAGVDKVGSILVHSGPWVGYEQASCKGEQFVFEKGEYPRWDSWTNSRRSDSITSLRPIKVVRAPRQPLPTRQTKDSQEHKIVLYENPSFTGKKIEIIDDDVPSFHAHGYQEKVSSVRVQSGTWVGYQYPGYRGYQYLFEKGDYKDSSDFGAQHPQIQSVRRIRDMQWHQRGAYHPTN
- the CRYBB3 gene encoding beta-crystallin B3 produces the protein MTEQQSPPEQMATGEGAGERGGNYKITIYELENFQGKKCELTEELPNITEKELEKVGSIQVESGPWLGFERQAYAGEQFVLEKGDYPRWDSWSNSHNSDSLMSIRPLQIDSPDHKIHLFENAGYTGRKMEIVDDDVPSLWAHGFQDRVASVRALNGTWVGYEYPGYRGRQHVFEKGEYRHWNEWDANQPLIQSVRRVRDQQWHQRGCFENS